One genomic window of Cannabis sativa cultivar Pink pepper isolate KNU-18-1 chromosome 2, ASM2916894v1, whole genome shotgun sequence includes the following:
- the LOC133035189 gene encoding G-type lectin S-receptor-like serine/threonine-protein kinase LECRK3 gives MAIFNDTGNFVLFDRKFEKIWESFNHPTDTLLPTQVLEKGVVVSSRVSSTNFSRGRFQLSLKTDGKFGLYTMNLPSEHLNSNYYTKETTNTGKQLVFNESGSLYILRENNEMDMFSTESASIANYYYRATLDFDGVFTKYSYPKNPTKDSNWSVVWSIPDNICLQRFAYGNSGVCGYNRVCRLDQNKRPLCECIRGFSLVDSNDEYRGCKPSFLQSCVEDSKSSAESRYTIEEMKDVDWPSGDYEILQPYDKEKCKEACLSDCTCAIAIYRENGCWKKRLPLNNGKFDTTAEAIAFIKVRKSDFPLENPSSSSSSSSSSKTKSQNVLIIAGSVLLGTSLFVNFLLVGGVSLGFFFIYKKRVTRSQHDKEVSRLNLRCFTYKDLTDATDDFKEEVGRGSFGIVYKGTLKDTNEQVAVKKLDRAFQDSEKEFKAEVNVIGHIHHKNLVRLVGYCEEGEQRLLVYEFMRNRALAGFLFGDIRPSWNQRIEIAMGVARGLLYLHEECSTQIIHCDIKPQNILLDESYNARIADFGLAKLLLMNQSHTNTAIRGTKGYVAPEWFSNMPITFKVDVYSFGVLLLEIICCRRNVDIEIGDEEEAILVYWAYDCYKEGRMDVLVGNDMEIIQDMNSLERVLRVAIWCIQEDSSLRPSMKKVMLMLEGIAQVPAPPNPFVFGPNNSSFI, from the coding sequence ATGGCCATTTTCAATGATACTGGTAACTTTGTTCTTTTCGACAGAAAATTTGAGAAGATATGGGAAAGTTTTAACCATCCTACTGACACTTTGTTACCAACACAAGTATTGGAAAAGGGAGTTGTTGTGTCTTCAAGGGTATCATCTACAAACTTTTCTAGAGGAAGGTTTCAGCTCTCTTTGAAGACAGATGGGAAATTTGGTCTTTATACCATGAACTTGCCATCTGAGCATCTCAATTCCAACTACTACACAAAGGAAACTACTAATACTGGTAAGCAGCTAGTATTTAATGAATCAGGTAGTTTGTATATACTGAGAGAGAATAATGAAATGGATATGTTTAGTACAGAGAGTGCTTCTATTGCAAATTACTATTATAGAGCAACTCTTGATTTTGATGGTGTTTTTACCAAATATAGTTACCCCAAGAATCCCACTAAGGATAGTAATTGGTCTGTTGTTTGGTCCATACCAGATAACATATGCTTACAGCGGTTTGCGTATGGAAATAGTGGGGTTTGTGGTTATAATAGAGTATGTAGATTGGATCAAAATAAGAGACCACTTTGTGAATGCATAAGAGGATTTTCTCTAGTTGATTCTAATGATGAGTATAGAGGCTGCAAACCGAGTTTTCTTCAAAGTTGCGTGGAAGATTCAAAGAGTTCAGCTGAGAGTCGTTACACAATTGAAGAGATGAAAGATGTTGACTGGCCATCAGGTGATTATGAGATACTTCAGCCTTATGATAAAGAAAAATGCAAAGAAGCATGTTTGAGTGATTGTACTTGCGCGATTGCCATTTATAGGGAGAATGGTTGTTGGAAGAAAAGGCTTCCTCTCAATAATGGGAAATTTGACACCACTGCTGAGGCAATAGCTTTCATCAAAGTTAGGAAATCTGATTTTCCTCTTGAgaatccttcttcttcttcatcttcatcttcatcttcaaagaCAAAGAGCCAAAATGTTTTGATAATTGCAGGCTCAGTCCTCTTAGGTACTTCTTTGTTTGTTAACTTTTTGTTGGTTGGGGGAGTTAGTTTGGGATTCTTTTTCATTTACAAGAAAAGGGTCACAAGGTCTCAGCATGACAAAGAAGTTTCTCGTCTCAACTTAAGGTGTTTCACTTACAAAGATCTCACCGACGCAACAGATGACTTCAAGGAAGAAGTAGGAAGAGGTTCTTTTGGCATTGTCTACAAAGGAACTTTGAAAGACACTAATGAGCAAGTTGCAGTCAAGAAGCTTGATCGAGCTTTTCAAGACAGCGAAAAGGAATTCAAAGCTGAAGTGAATGTGATTGGTCATATACATCATAAGAATCTTGTTCGATTGGTTGGATATTGTGAAGAGGGGGAGCAAAGACTACTAGTGTATGAGTTCATGAGGAATAGAGCTCTAGCAGGATTTCTTTTCGGTGACATAAGACCAAGTTGGAACCAAAGAATCGAAATAGCCATGGGAGTTGCTAGAGGACTTTTATACTTACATGAAGAGTGTAGTACTCAGATCATCCACTGCGATATAAAGCCTCAAAACATTCTTCTCGACGAGTCATACAATGCTCGAATCGCAGACTTTGGATTAGCAAAGCTATTGTTGATGAACCAGAGTCATACTAACACTGCCATTAGAGGGACAAAGGGATATGTGGCACCAGAATGGTTTAGCAACATGCCAATCACATTTAAAGTAGATGTGTATAGCTTTGGAGTGTTACTACTTGAGATCATTTGTTGTAGGAGAAATGTTGATATTGAAATTGGTGATGAAGAAGAAGCAATTTTAGTGTATTGGGCTTATGATTGTTACAAAGAAGGAAGAATGGATGTATTGGTTGGAAATGACATGGAGATCATTCAAGACATGAATAGCTTGGAAAGGGTTTTGAGAGTTGCAATTTGGTGCATTCAAGAAGACTCTTCTCTAAGACCTTCAATGAAGAAGGTTATGTTAATGCTTGAAGGTATTGCTCAAGTTCCTGCTCCACCAAATCCTTTTGTGTTTGGTCccaataattcaagcttcatttGA